Part of the Elusimicrobiota bacterium genome, GAAAAGCAGAAGGAATATTAATAATGCAAAAACTTTGCATAGTATTTTTGGCAGTTCTTGTATATGTGGGCTGCGCTTCAACCAAACCTCAAATAAAGGCAACTTCAGCGAATCAGGAAGTCGTGATAGCTGAAGGTATGGCGCCTATAGTAAACGGCGACTTAAACGGCGCTAAGAAAACCTCGCTTCATGAAGCGATGAAAAATGCTCTCGGGCTTGTGATTGGAGTATATGTCTCGCAGGAAGCGCTTGTTTCAAAAGCCGTCCTTATTGAAGACAATATAACTTCTCAGACTGAAGGATACATCGAAAAATATGACGTATTGAACGAATCCCGTGATGAAAGCTTTTATAAAACAAAAATTAAGGCTTTGGTAAGAAAAGAAGATTTATCCGCAAAGCTTAAAAGCCTTGAGCTTGAACCCAAAAAACTCGGCAATCCCGTAGTTGTTATTTCCGTTGATGAATCTATTGACGGCGCTCCTTCAAATTCCAAACTGGCCGAAAACGAACTCAAAAACAGTTTTACTGAAAAAGGTTTCGTTGTTTCGGACTCAACCAAAAGCGCCGATATTTTGGTTGTCGGAAAGGCTGACAGCAATTTTAATACTGATCAGGGTTTAGGCGGAATGATTTCATATAGGGCAAACAGCAGTATTAAAACTTATAAAACAGGTTCTTCGGATGTAATCTCGGCTAATTCTGAAACCAGCGGCGGTATTGATGTCAGTAAAGATGCGGCGGCAAAAGCGTCTTTAGTAAACTCTGCCAAAAAAATCGGCGCAGATCTTCCTGGCGCTGTTCTCAAGTATCTTAAAGAACGCTCTACCATAAATCTTACGGTTTCAAACATAGAAAATATTAATATGCTAAACGATTTAACAAGAGCCGTCCGCGCCTTAATAGAAGTCAGGGACTGTTTTGTAAGAAATTACTCGGATGGAATTGCTGTAATGGATCTTGACATGAAAAAAGGGACTGCTTCAGATGTTGCTAAACGGCTTGAACAGATGAGTTCATTTAAAATCAAAGTCAAAAGCGCTGGCGCTTTTAATGTAGAAGCTGAACTTATCAAATAAAGGAAATGAAGATGAAAAATGTTTATTGTCTCATTTTTAGTTTAATGATAGTTTCCGGGTGTTATTCCGCTAAAGGTATCGTAAAAAAACCTTTTCAGAATATTCAAGAAGATAAAAAACTAAAAATTGCTGTCGTGAATTTTGAGAATAGGTCGGGAGATAAGAGCTACGATTCTCTTATGGGCGGGATATCGGGCACTTTAATTGATGAACTGCAAAAGACAAAGTCATTTCGGATAATAGAAAGGCAAAGGCTTGAAACGATTCTTTCGGAACTGAAATTTAATATGACAGGACTCATAGATCCTCAAAAAGCAAAACAAGTCGGACAACAGCTCGGAGTTGACGCTTTTTTGTTCGGAAATTTGTCTTCAATCAAGTATTCCAGCAATAAACAGACCTTGGTGATAATGTGGACCGAAGGCCAGAAAACTGACGTATTGGTGGACGCTCGTATTGTTAACGTAGAAAGCGGGGAAATCA contains:
- a CDS encoding FlgO family outer membrane protein translates to MKNVYCLIFSLMIVSGCYSAKGIVKKPFQNIQEDKKLKIAVVNFENRSGDKSYDSLMGGISGTLIDELQKTKSFRIIERQRLETILSELKFNMTGLIDPQKAKQVGQQLGVDAFLFGNLSSIKYSSNKQTLVIMWTEGQKTDVLVDARIVNVESGEIIATAKASSYVKQRKWVAFGFAKLGKTIEKNSIIQTGIDLSCRQIAIDLASEVSK